AAAATATCATAGATAATGGATTTTCTTTTAACCTTAGCCGCAACAAGAGCCGGCAAATAAGTGTCAAAATCACAGGCATGAATAAAGTCAAAATTATGGGTCATTAGCCAAAAAAACTCATATACCCACCACTTAAACATAGAAAGAGTATTTTTTATACCCACCCCATATTTACTTTTAACATAAAGTCTATGAATCAGGAAGTTTTTCTTTTTCTCATTTTTAAGGCAACAACCGATTCTATCCCATCCTAAAACAATAACATCAAAATCGTCGGCTAAATATTCGGCTTCCTTTTCTACTTTGGGATCAGGATTAACCGCATTTGACCTTATAATAATTATCCTTTTTTTAAAATTCATTTTAAGATTATATCTATAATCATTTTTGCAGTTTTACCGCAACCGAAAGGATTTTTCCAGTCTTTTTTTCTCATCAACATTTTTTCAGTGTTGTTTAAAATCTTCATAGGATTCGCCCCTGCTAAAATATTACTCTTTACTTCCAATGTTTCAGGCCTTTCAGTATTATCTCTCAAAGTTACACAAGGTATTTTTAAAATACAAGCTTCTTCTTGAATACCACCTGAATCGGTCAAAATTAACTTTGCATTCGCTTGAAGTCGGAGAAAATCTAAATAGCCAACTGGTTCAATAAATTTGACCCCATGGGGGTTTTTCAATTTAAATGTTTTGAGCATTTTTTTACTCCTGGGATGAATAGGAAAAATTATTGGTAGTTTGAATTTTTTATAAATTAAATTTATTCCTTCTAAAATCCCCTTTAATCTTTTTTCGTTATCAACGTTTTCCGTTCGATGAATAGTAAGTAAAAAATACTTTCCTTCTTCCAAGTTTAATTTTTTCAAAATAAAGCTACTTTTTGCTAATTTTAAACTCTGATAGACAGCATCAACAATTGTATTCCCGGTAACAAAAATTTTATTTTTCGGTATTCCCTCACCAACTAAAATCGCCTTTGCTTTCTCTGTTGGAGCAAATAAATAATCCGAACAACGATCACTTAAAATCCTGTTAATTTCTTCCGGCATTTCTCTAAAATATGACCTTAAACCTGCTTCTATATGTCCGGTTTTAATATGTAATTTTGTTGCCACTAAATTACCGGCCAAAACAGTATTCGTATCTCCCTCTGTTAAAACAATATCGGGTTTTTCTTTTATTAAAATCTTTTCAATACCTATCAACATTTTTCCGGTTTGCTCGGCATGTGTCCCTGAACCAACTTTTAAATTATATTTTGGATGAGGTAACTGTAATTCTCTAAAAAAGATTTTATCTAAATTTTCTGAATAATGCTGGTTTGTATGCAGAATAAAAAAGTTAATCTTTCTCTTTTCGCACTCCCTAACAATAGGTGCCATTTTAATAATTTCAGGTCTTGTCCCCAGAATGATAGAAATTTTCACCTTTATCCCCCTTTTCTCATACCCAGTGCATTGCAATTTATTATTGAATCAGCCTCTTAAAAATATCTCTAATTTTTTCAAATACTACTTTATAGTCATTAGTATCATTCTCTCTACTACCTAAAAGTAAATCACCCGGTATAGTATTTCTGAAATAAGAAATAATAAAACGAATATTTATTTCTTCTAAATTAAAAATGTTTGGTTTATTGATTAAATCAGTTTCTAAAATTTGCTTTAACTCTTCAAAACTATTTATTTTTTTGCATAATGGATGATACGAATAAAAAACCTTTCCTAATAAATAAACGGGTTTCCCGACCAAAACCGTTTCCATACCTATCGTACTCGTTAAAGTTATAATTCCGCACGAATTCTTTATTAAATTTCCCACTTTCTCATGGGAAGCAATTAAACAAACGTTGGGAATATTTCTAAGTTCTTTATAAAAATTGCTTGGCCGAGTACCAATAGCTTCGGGGTGCTCTTTTACATATAGTTTATAGGTAAAGGGTAAACTAAAGGCAATATTTCTAACTGTATTCAGCTGGTCATAAAAATATGTGGCTAAAACTGAGGTAGATGCTTCTGGTTGAACATGCAGCGGAAAAAGAAAAAATCTATCGGTATTGTTCGGAGAATCAAATTTGTCAGGTTGCACCAAAAATCTAAACCAGCTTTTTATACCTGCCAAAGGAGCTAATGGAACATTTTTTAACCTGTTTTCGCTTTCATAATCAAATGTTTTTAATTCATTCCTTTTCAGTAAATATCTGATCCATGGTCGACATACTTGTTTTATTCTTTTTGCATAATGAGTTATAAAGTTAGTTTCATAAAACCAATTCACTGCTACTTTCATATATGAAGGCTTTTTTTTATGAGATATAAAATCTTCTATAAAATTTCGGGCAAATTCTCTTTCATCTTCCGGGATAGTAGAATCTAGTATTTTATTGAATTCCTCTTCGTATTTGGAACAAGTATGTTCCAAATCATAAGCATCTATCCTATTTTCAAATCTGGAACTCATTAACCCCAAGTAGATTACATTGTTTTTTTTACAAAGATGATATGCAATTCCATTTGATACGTTTGATGGAGGCTCACTAATTATTATGTCCGGACGTTTTTTTTGTATTATAAAATCAAAAAATTGGTATAGTTGAGAAATTATTTCTACCGAGTTGTTATAATCGCAACAAAGTGTTTTTGTCTTTCTTATAAAGGTAGGGAAAAACTCTTTCCACGACAAACCACTAAACACAATTTCTTTATTTTTTTTACAATTTTCAATACACCAGTCTACTTTAGACAAAAACTCCGCATTTTCGGGGAAATATTTTTGTTTGTCGTATTCTGCTATTTTACTGTTTACGGCTACAATACACTCATCGCCTTCTTTGACTACTTGATAAGCAATCTTACCCAAAAATTCCGGCAAGTAAAAATCATCAGATAATATAAAACACCATTTCATATGCTGTGCCTCCTAATAAATAAAGTTCCTATTTCACTATGCAAAATCTTATAGATAAAATACGCATTTAAACTCAGGAAAATCAATTCCT
Above is a window of bacterium DNA encoding:
- the wecB gene encoding UDP-N-acetylglucosamine 2-epimerase (non-hydrolyzing), whose translation is MKISIILGTRPEIIKMAPIVRECEKRKINFFILHTNQHYSENLDKIFFRELQLPHPKYNLKVGSGTHAEQTGKMLIGIEKILIKEKPDIVLTEGDTNTVLAGNLVATKLHIKTGHIEAGLRSYFREMPEEINRILSDRCSDYLFAPTEKAKAILVGEGIPKNKIFVTGNTIVDAVYQSLKLAKSSFILKKLNLEEGKYFLLTIHRTENVDNEKRLKGILEGINLIYKKFKLPIIFPIHPRSKKMLKTFKLKNPHGVKFIEPVGYLDFLRLQANAKLILTDSGGIQEEACILKIPCVTLRDNTERPETLEVKSNILAGANPMKILNNTEKMLMRKKDWKNPFGCGKTAKMIIDIILK